In the genome of Salvelinus sp. IW2-2015 linkage group LG25, ASM291031v2, whole genome shotgun sequence, one region contains:
- the LOC139022992 gene encoding vinexin-like: protein MLFDIHDNNMNANSFEQPQSHSSSPEPGRLSCGIFQALYCYVPQNEDELELQEGDLVSVMEKCDDGWFVGTSKRTKQFGTFPGNYVKEVNL from the exons ATGTTGTTTGACATCCACGACAACAACATGAATGCCAACTCATTTGAG CAACCCCAGTCCCACAGCAGCAGCCCGGAGCCAGGTCGTCTCAGCTGTGGAAT TTTCCAGGCTTTGTACTGTTACGTGCCACAGAATGAAGATGAGCTGGAGCTGCAGGAGGGAGATCTTGTCAGCGTAATGGAGAAGTGCGATGACGGCTGGTTTGTTG GTACCTCAAAGAGGACCAAACAGTTTGGCACGTTTCCAGGAAACTACGTGAAAGAGGTCAACTTGTAA